In Ignatzschineria indica, a single window of DNA contains:
- the catC gene encoding muconolactone Delta-isomerase, producing the protein MLFKVEMIVNIPESMDPERRTEILATEKAYSQELQRSGKWRHIWRVAGQYANVSIFDVESNEELHTLLTGLPLYPYMEIKVEALCRHPSSIREDDH; encoded by the coding sequence ATGCTGTTTAAAGTTGAGATGATTGTCAATATTCCAGAGTCTATGGATCCTGAGCGTCGTACGGAGATTCTAGCAACTGAAAAAGCTTACTCCCAAGAGCTTCAACGTTCTGGAAAGTGGCGTCATATCTGGCGTGTCGCAGGGCAATATGCCAATGTCAGTATCTTTGATGTAGAGAGTAATGAGGAGCTTCATACGCTCTTGACGGGATTACCACTCTATCCCTATATGGAGATTAAAGTAGAGGCGCTTTGCCGTCATCCTTCTTCTATTCGTGAAGATGATCATTAG
- a CDS encoding muconate/chloromuconate family cycloisomerase: MTLLANQTLLTDRIAKIETLIVDLPTIRGHQLSMTTMTTQSSVIVKIYTEGGVLGLGEAATIGGLSYGPESPEGMQLTIDQYIAPLLIGQSIASIKALKVRMAQNIRGNYFAKNAVETALFDIQGKILNVPISTLLGGKVQDRLSVLWVLASGDTEKDILEAKEMIASGRHKDFKLKIGRRPVKEDVAHVIAIKAALGDESMVTVDVNQAWSEAEAIEGMQLLQDAGIDLVEQPLAQHEIAAQARLSERFNIPILADESVGLPYEGFNIAKIAGARAFALKTAKSGGMLGVLALAEIAQAAGIGLYGGTMLEGSIATSAAVQAYSTLPTLEWGTELFSPLLLKDDIVIEPLQYHNYGVEVSDKPGLGMALDEDKVNFYRRK, encoded by the coding sequence ATGACCCTTTTAGCAAATCAAACATTATTGACAGATCGTATAGCAAAGATTGAGACATTGATTGTTGATCTTCCCACCATTCGCGGTCATCAACTGTCGATGACAACAATGACCACTCAAAGTTCTGTTATTGTGAAAATCTATACAGAAGGTGGGGTATTAGGATTAGGAGAAGCCGCTACAATTGGAGGGCTTAGTTATGGCCCTGAGAGTCCTGAAGGGATGCAATTGACGATCGATCAATATATCGCCCCTCTTCTGATTGGGCAATCGATCGCTTCTATTAAAGCGTTAAAAGTGCGAATGGCACAAAATATTCGTGGCAATTACTTTGCTAAAAATGCTGTAGAAACCGCACTCTTTGATATTCAAGGAAAGATTCTGAATGTTCCGATCTCAACGCTTTTAGGTGGAAAAGTTCAGGATAGACTCTCTGTATTATGGGTATTAGCGAGTGGCGATACTGAGAAAGATATCCTTGAAGCGAAGGAGATGATCGCTTCTGGACGCCATAAAGATTTCAAATTAAAGATTGGTCGCCGCCCTGTAAAGGAGGATGTCGCCCATGTTATCGCGATCAAAGCAGCGCTAGGTGATGAGAGCATGGTTACTGTTGATGTTAACCAAGCCTGGAGCGAGGCAGAAGCGATAGAGGGAATGCAGCTTCTACAAGATGCAGGTATTGATCTTGTTGAGCAACCTTTAGCGCAACATGAAATTGCCGCCCAAGCGCGTTTAAGTGAACGTTTTAATATTCCGATCTTAGCGGATGAGTCAGTAGGGCTCCCCTATGAAGGCTTTAATATCGCCAAGATTGCAGGAGCTAGAGCTTTTGCGCTAAAGACCGCAAAATCAGGGGGAATGTTAGGGGTCTTGGCACTTGCTGAAATCGCACAAGCTGCCGGTATCGGACTCTACGGCGGTACGATGTTAGAAGGATCGATTGCTACAAGCGCTGCTGTGCAAGCCTATTCAACACTCCCGACACTTGAATGGGGGACGGAGCTCTTTAGTCCTCTGCTTTTGAAGGATGATATCGTTATCGAGCCCCTCCAATACCACAATTATGGTGTAGAAGTCTCTGATAAGCCGGGGTTAGGTATGGCGCTTGATGAGGATAAGGTTAATTTTTATAGACGTAAGTAA
- a CDS encoding alpha/beta fold hydrolase produces the protein MSDIKEKYQQHQGEEAVKHQEQRYNEKINYLYVAGESPRDLIVFVHPLGMNRHVWDETIAAFESQYDLLAIDLPGHGNSPAPSEDEQWRIESLAEMVLGLVDQLGYQRFHYVGTSIGGAIGQEILLLAPERVKSLMITNSSHKIGETAAWESRAADVRQIGLAKMAPTIVPRWFADDYLETATSEIENWQRSLAATSNEGYAQLCEALGAWSATDRLPSRDSSIPVLSLAGSEDKAMALSNMEQLADLMGDRALKVLAVGHVPSVEAPDAFNQILVEWLEAK, from the coding sequence TTGAGTGATATAAAAGAGAAGTATCAACAGCATCAAGGAGAGGAAGCAGTGAAGCATCAAGAGCAGCGATATAACGAAAAGATCAATTATCTCTATGTGGCGGGGGAATCCCCTCGTGACCTCATCGTATTCGTACATCCATTGGGAATGAATCGACATGTTTGGGATGAAACGATCGCCGCTTTTGAATCGCAATATGATCTTTTAGCGATCGATCTTCCTGGCCATGGGAATAGCCCCGCACCGAGCGAGGATGAGCAGTGGCGAATCGAGTCATTAGCAGAGATGGTGTTGGGATTAGTAGATCAGTTAGGCTATCAGCGCTTTCATTATGTAGGAACCTCTATCGGTGGTGCGATTGGTCAAGAGATTCTTCTTCTAGCTCCGGAAAGAGTGAAGAGTTTAATGATCACCAATAGTAGCCATAAAATTGGTGAAACAGCTGCATGGGAGAGTCGTGCGGCAGATGTTCGTCAGATCGGTTTGGCAAAGATGGCGCCAACGATTGTGCCAAGATGGTTTGCGGATGATTATTTAGAAACGGCGACCAGTGAGATTGAAAATTGGCAACGTTCATTAGCTGCAACAAGTAATGAAGGTTATGCACAATTATGTGAAGCGTTAGGTGCTTGGAGTGCAACAGATCGGCTCCCTTCACGAGATTCATCTATTCCTGTCCTCTCTCTTGCGGGTAGTGAAGATAAGGCGATGGCACTGAGTAATATGGAGCAATTAGCCGATCTGATGGGGGATAGGGCACTTAAAGTATTAGCTGTGGGTCATGTTCCTTCTGTTGAAGCTCCCGATGCTTTTAATCAGATTTTAGTGGAGTGGTTAGAGGCAAAATAG
- a CDS encoding IclR family transcriptional regulator domain-containing protein has translation MQNNYMEELSPLLEQYAEDPDFITAFARGLVIFQVLSNSKRPQSISDIAKITGFPRATVRRGLYTLVKLGYVSQNDREYTLTSKILTLSHSFISSQSLPNAAQPILENITKEVDEASSMAVLAQSNIVYIARSSENTQRIMSNTLAIGSQLPACCTSMGRVLLAAEPKERQIELLAQHQLKIYTPNTIHTEEDLLAELEKIKEQGYAIIDQELEIGLRSIAVPVYDKSGAIIAAINISTHAMRNSVEDMINKFLPVLQRSAQLLRTFL, from the coding sequence ATGCAGAATAACTATATGGAAGAGCTCTCTCCCCTTTTAGAGCAATATGCAGAAGACCCTGATTTCATCACCGCTTTTGCCCGGGGACTTGTGATATTCCAAGTTCTCTCTAACAGTAAACGTCCTCAATCAATATCCGATATTGCCAAAATCACCGGTTTTCCACGCGCAACGGTAAGACGCGGACTCTATACACTGGTGAAACTCGGTTATGTGAGCCAAAATGATCGGGAATATACCTTAACGTCAAAGATCTTAACGCTCTCTCACAGCTTTATCTCTTCCCAATCTCTTCCCAATGCCGCGCAACCAATCCTCGAGAATATTACCAAAGAGGTTGATGAAGCCTCCTCAATGGCAGTTTTAGCGCAGAGCAATATTGTCTATATCGCCCGCTCGTCAGAAAATACGCAGCGGATCATGTCAAATACTTTAGCAATTGGCAGTCAGTTACCCGCCTGTTGTACATCAATGGGACGCGTCCTCTTAGCTGCCGAACCTAAAGAGAGACAGATCGAACTATTAGCTCAGCATCAGCTAAAGATCTATACCCCCAATACGATTCATACAGAAGAGGATCTTTTAGCGGAATTGGAGAAGATCAAAGAGCAAGGATATGCCATAATTGATCAAGAGTTAGAGATTGGCTTACGCTCTATTGCCGTACCGGTCTACGATAAATCAGGAGCAATTATTGCGGCAATCAATATTAGTACCCATGCGATGCGAAATTCTGTTGAGGATATGATCAATAAATTTCTGCCGGTACTACAACGATCAGCACAACTCCTTCGAACCTTTTTATAG
- a CDS encoding IclR family transcriptional regulator domain-containing protein, whose amino-acid sequence MQKESIEEYGKTLEKHADNADFLSSFARGLMIFEVLSTSKRAQTISDIAKETGFPRATVRRGLFTLVELGYVLQDDRYYELSPKVLMIAHDYINSQTLSTTAQPILENLTRELNETATMGVLVKDEVIYIARSSDNRQKIMSNTLTIGSHLPAYCSSIGRVLLAAESRERQIEILAQSHLIPYTDRTIYDRDRLLDELEKVKREGYSIIDQELEVGLRSISVPVFDRSGKVIASISISALTLKYSIDELINKCLPALQKAAAILTTFI is encoded by the coding sequence ATGCAGAAAGAATCAATAGAAGAATATGGAAAAACTTTAGAGAAGCATGCAGATAATGCTGACTTCCTAAGCTCCTTTGCCAGAGGTTTGATGATCTTTGAGGTTCTCTCCACGAGTAAACGGGCACAAACAATCTCCGATATCGCAAAAGAGACGGGATTTCCTCGAGCTACTGTTCGTAGAGGCCTTTTTACATTAGTGGAATTGGGTTATGTCCTTCAAGATGATCGTTACTATGAGCTCTCACCTAAAGTCTTAATGATCGCGCATGACTATATCAACTCCCAAACGCTCTCTACAACCGCACAGCCGATCTTAGAAAATCTCACAAGAGAACTTAATGAAACGGCAACAATGGGGGTATTAGTGAAAGATGAGGTGATCTATATCGCCCGCTCATCTGATAATCGACAAAAAATTATGTCCAATACGTTAACAATAGGGAGCCATCTGCCGGCATACTGCTCCTCTATTGGTCGTGTGCTTCTTGCAGCAGAATCGAGAGAGAGACAGATCGAAATTCTGGCTCAATCTCATCTTATACCCTATACAGATCGTACTATCTATGATCGCGATCGACTCTTAGATGAACTCGAGAAAGTGAAACGCGAAGGATACTCCATTATCGATCAGGAGCTCGAAGTTGGGCTGCGCTCTATCTCTGTTCCCGTCTTTGATCGAAGTGGCAAAGTGATCGCTTCCATCAGTATTAGTGCTTTAACGCTTAAATATAGTATTGATGAATTGATCAATAAATGTCTTCCGGCACTTCAGAAAGCGGCGGCAATTTTAACAACATTTATCTAA
- the htpX gene encoding protease HtpX, producing the protein MFKRVALWVAMNIAVIAVITIILKITGLDTAISGGRGLFPMLLACAVVGFAGSIISLLMSKSMVKRSMGVHVIETPQNEFEAWYVNVVERQAAALGLKRPEIGIFDSPEPNAFATGASRNNSLVAISTGLMRVMNKEEIEAVVGHEMAHIANGDMVTMALLQGVLNTFVVFLSRIIAEAIASRGNSNGESSSSGIYMISTIVLQIVFGILAQIIASWFSRHREFRADAGGARLTSNRQMANALDALRRRPELNQDLPGQFAAFGFTGSIRDLFSTHPPLEKRIAALLEAENRQG; encoded by the coding sequence ATGTTTAAACGAGTTGCTTTATGGGTTGCGATGAATATCGCGGTGATCGCAGTGATCACTATTATCTTAAAAATTACCGGCTTAGATACTGCTATTTCAGGTGGGCGAGGACTCTTTCCGATGTTACTCGCTTGTGCTGTAGTGGGATTTGCCGGTTCAATTATCTCCTTACTGATGTCAAAAAGTATGGTGAAGCGTTCTATGGGGGTTCATGTGATTGAGACACCTCAGAATGAGTTTGAAGCATGGTATGTCAATGTTGTTGAACGACAAGCGGCGGCATTAGGTTTAAAGCGACCTGAGATTGGCATCTTTGATTCTCCTGAACCTAATGCTTTTGCGACAGGTGCAAGTCGAAATAATTCACTAGTAGCGATCAGTACAGGGCTCATGCGCGTGATGAATAAAGAAGAGATCGAAGCCGTTGTAGGCCATGAGATGGCACATATTGCGAACGGTGATATGGTAACAATGGCGCTTCTTCAAGGAGTTCTGAATACCTTTGTTGTCTTCTTATCAAGAATTATTGCTGAAGCGATCGCCTCGAGAGGGAACTCTAATGGGGAGAGTAGCAGTAGTGGAATCTATATGATCAGTACTATTGTGTTGCAGATCGTATTTGGAATTTTGGCTCAAATTATTGCAAGTTGGTTTAGCCGTCACCGTGAGTTTAGAGCAGATGCTGGAGGTGCAAGACTGACTTCTAATCGTCAGATGGCAAATGCATTAGATGCATTACGTCGTCGACCTGAACTGAATCAAGACCTTCCAGGACAATTTGCGGCATTTGGTTTTACTGGTTCAATTCGAGATCTCTTTAGCACTCATCCCCCTTTAGAGAAGCGGATTGCGGCACTTCTTGAAGCTGAAAATCGTCAAGGATAG
- the rplS gene encoding 50S ribosomal protein L19, producing MNIIKQLEQEAMQGKELPAFNPGDTIVVNVRVKEGDRERIQAFEGVVIAIKNRGMGSSFIVRRISHGVGMERTFQTYSPLIASIDVKRRGSVRRSKLYYLRELSGRAARIKEKLPARKTAATA from the coding sequence ATGAATATTATTAAACAATTAGAGCAAGAAGCAATGCAAGGCAAAGAGCTTCCTGCTTTCAACCCTGGCGATACAATCGTTGTAAATGTAAGGGTAAAAGAGGGCGATCGCGAGCGTATTCAAGCATTTGAAGGTGTTGTGATTGCAATTAAAAATCGTGGAATGGGTTCATCATTTATCGTAAGACGTATCTCTCACGGTGTTGGTATGGAACGTACTTTCCAAACTTATAGCCCATTAATCGCGAGCATCGATGTTAAACGTCGTGGTAGCGTTCGTCGCTCTAAGCTCTACTACTTGCGTGAACTTTCAGGTAGAGCAGCAAGAATTAAAGAGAAATTACCAGCGCGTAAAACAGCAGCGACTGCATAA
- a CDS encoding L-threonylcarbamoyladenylate synthase, producing the protein MLLRIHPETPQARLIEQVVSIFRNEGIVVYPTDSSYAIGCMVGNQRGMDRILKIRQESAKDHYFSLICKDLSELSHYAVVDNPQYRLLKAILPGPYTLILRGTKEVPKKLLMPKRNTVGLRVPNHVIIQAVLAELGAPILSTTLKIPGYEAYELNDATLINEVIGDHVDAIIDGGACSMAPTTVIDLSEGAPEILRKGQGSTALFE; encoded by the coding sequence ATGTTATTAAGGATTCATCCAGAGACACCACAAGCGAGATTGATTGAGCAGGTTGTTTCAATTTTTCGTAATGAGGGGATTGTCGTCTATCCGACTGATTCTAGTTATGCTATCGGTTGTATGGTAGGAAATCAGCGCGGTATGGATCGCATCTTAAAAATTCGTCAAGAGAGTGCTAAAGATCACTATTTTTCTCTAATTTGTAAAGATCTTTCAGAGCTATCGCACTATGCCGTGGTGGATAATCCTCAATATCGCCTCTTAAAAGCGATTTTACCAGGACCGTATACGCTTATTTTACGTGGAACAAAAGAGGTTCCTAAAAAACTTCTGATGCCAAAACGAAATACAGTAGGACTTCGTGTGCCAAATCATGTTATAATCCAAGCTGTTTTAGCAGAGCTCGGTGCCCCGATACTCTCTACCACCTTAAAAATCCCTGGTTATGAAGCTTATGAGCTAAATGATGCCACCTTAATTAATGAGGTCATTGGGGATCATGTTGATGCGATTATTGATGGTGGAGCATGTAGTATGGCGCCAACGACAGTCATTGATCTGAGCGAAGGAGCCCCTGAAATATTACGTAAAGGGCAAGGCTCAACAGCTTTGTTTGAATAA